One Aquarana catesbeiana isolate 2022-GZ linkage group LG11, ASM4218655v1, whole genome shotgun sequence genomic window carries:
- the TIPRL gene encoding TIP41-like protein, translating into MMIHGFKSSNQDFNFGPWKLTAIKTHIMKSADVEKLAEEMHMPCLPEMMFGDNVLRIQHSSGFGIEFNAKDALIRVNTKQGAVKVACAEEWQESRSDNEHSKEIVKPYDWTYTTDYKGTLLGNDLKFNVVTTTERIDTEKLKTREQIMFFEEVLLFEDELHDHGVSGLSVKIRVMPSGFFLLLRFFLRVDGVLIRMNDTRLYYESDKTYMLREYTSRESKISNLSHVPPPLFTEPNEISQYLPVMEAIYEKLEFPLIPQEDTSDSPTSTITQTP; encoded by the coding sequence ATGATGATTCACGGCTTTAAAAGCAGTAATCAAGACTTTAACTTTGGACCATGGAAGCTCACTGCTATCAAGACTCATATTATGAAGTCAGCTGATGTGGAAAAACTAGCTGAAGAAATGCACATGCCCTGTCTTCCTGAGATGATGTTTGGAGACAATGTCCTAAGAATTCAACACTCCTCTGGTTTTGGTATAGAATTTAATGCTAAAGATGCTCTTATAAGAGTTAATACGAAGCAAGGAGCTGTAAAGGTAGCTTGTGCTGAAGAGTGGCAAGAGAGCAGGTCAGACAACGAACATAGCAAAGAAATTGTAAAGCCCTATGACTGGACTTACACAACGGACTATAAAGGAACATTACTAGGTAATGACCTGAAATTCAATGTTGTCACAACTACTGAACGAATTGACACAGAAAAGTTGAAGACGAGAGAACAAATCATGTTTTTTGAGGAGGTTTTGTTGTTTGAAGATGAGCTCCATGATCATGGAGTATCTGGCTTAAGTGTTAAAATTAGAGTCATGCCTTCCGGTTTTTTCCTTCTTCTTAGATTCTTCTTGAGAGTAGATGGTGTCCTTATCCGAATGAATGACACACGACTTTATTACGAAAGTGACAAAACGTACATGCTGAGAGAATACACATCCAGGGAGAGCAAAATCAGCAACCTTAGTCATGTGCCCCCACCTCTTTTCACAGAGCCCAATGAAATTTCTCAGTATTTACCTGTGATGGAAGCAATTTATGAAAAGTTAGAATTCCCATTGATACCACAAGAAGACACAAGTGACTCTCCGACATCAACAATTACACAAACCCCATAA